In Aedes albopictus strain Foshan chromosome 3, AalbF5, whole genome shotgun sequence, the genomic window agtaattccaggagatatccccggaagaattccaggagcaattcctggcggaattccagaaggaatccttggaggaattccaggaggaatccctggaagaaatccctggagaaattgcaaaaGATATCCctaatccaggaagaatccctggatgaatccgtggtggaatccttgaatatttttggaagaatcactgaaggaatctctgaatgaatccctgtaccaattccaggagaaatctctggaagtatttctggagaaatacttcccTGAATtgagaatccctgcaagaatccctggaagaatctctgaaggaagccctggaggtatccctgaaaaacttccggttgaatacctggaggaattccagggaacattcctggaggaactcctggagatatttctgtgggaattccaggaggaatccccggaagaaattccaggaggaatccccggaatgaattccaagaggaatccctggagaaattacaggaagaatccctagagaaatcccaagaggaattcctggaggaattctacgaggaaacctttggaggaactccagaaggaatccctggaggaattcctagaggaatccttggaggaattcttggaggaatcccagaaggtattactggaggaatccctagaggaattcctggaggaatccctagagtaattcctggaggaattcctagagggattcctagaggagctcttggaggaattcctggagaaactcttggaggaattcctggagaaattcctggagaaaatccaggagaaatccctggaggaattcctggaggaatcccaggagcgatccctccaggaactccagaaaaaatccatgaaaaaaactctggaggaatccatggaagaaattccctggaggaattccaggagaaatgcctaaaggaattccaggagaaaatccgtggaggaatacttaaaaaaatttggaggaatcactgaaggaattcctggaggaatttctggagatatttctgaaggaatttctagaggaattccttgagaaactctagaaggaatccccggcaggaattccaggaggaatcactggaggaattccaggaagaatccctagaagaattccaggaggaattcctggtgaaatccttggagaaattccagaaagaaacccaggaggagtccgtggaggaattccagaacgaatccctggaagagttccataaacaatctctggaggaattctaggggaaacccctgcaggaattcctggaggaattccagaagaaatccttggagaaatttcaggaggaatccccggaagaattccaggaggaatccctggaagaactccagaaggaatccctgtaggaattccaggagatatccaTTCAGAAGTTCCATGAAGATTCcctggtagaattccaggagaagattcctggtggaatccctggaagaattcctggtggaatccctaaaggtttcctggaggaatccctggaagaattcctagaggaatccctggaggaatccctggaggaattcctagaggaatccctggaggcattcctagaggaatccctggagggattccttgaggaagccctagaggaattcctagaggaatcctaggaggaattcctgtaggaatccctggaggaattcctgtaggaatccccggaggaactctggtagtaatccccggaggaattcctgtaggaatccctggaggaatttctgggggaatccctggaggaaattctgtaggaatccctggaaaaaatcttgtgggaatcccaggaggaatttttggaggaatccctcgaggaattccttgaggagtccctcgaggaattccttgagaaatccctggaggaatccgtggaggaattcctgaatgaatctctggaggaattcttggaggaatccctggagaaatttctggaagaatccctgtaggatttcctggatcaattcctggagaaatccttagaggagttcctggagtaatccctggaggaatttcttgaggaatccctggataggtTTTGAAGTGTGTAGTTTCGCGGTAACTTCATGCATAGTAGTCCAATATTGCCCATATCTGAACCATTAATAGCTTGCTGCACTTTAGGAAAATTTCCAGCTAgttgtacattttttgaaaagtggaaatttttttttgtcccGATAATTTGATAGACATATATTAAGAGCACCAATTTATCACCAACATTTAAACTTTATTCGATTTCTGATCCGAAACGTTCCACGATAGACTCTCCTTCCGAAATCGGCCCAAGATTTCGTCGGTCCGTTGTTTGAACTTATCACTGTCGGTCAGCGTCAGTAGGTTGCCTATCCTGTCCAGTGTTCCTTCGGCAAGTGACGCTCGGAATTCCAGTTGGTTGGACTTTTTCACGGCACTTTGTAGTTTGGAGTTAGTGGTCCGAATTTGTTCTTGGAGTTTCTTGAAGGATCTATCATGTTTGGAAACGACGGTGGGCGTGGATTGTGCTTGGTCTAGCGCTTTCCGGAGATCTTGGTTCTCTTGTTTGAGGCGTTCAATTTCTTCCCGAATGCTTATTTCACCTCCGTTGATGGTCGGTTTGTTGCGAATCCGGAGAGCCCGGTCTGCATATCGGAGGGTGCTCAATGTTTCATCCACGTTGTAGTCAGCGGGTGAAACGCAGGCGATCATAAGCGTGATCGAGTTACCGCCGAGAGAATTCTGCAGTAATCTGGTTAGCTTGGAGTCTCTGTATGAAATGTACCCTTTGGTGTTCTGATTTGATCCCAACGCTGCAATTACGTTCCCCAGAGCCAGTAAGCCCTTGTTGATCTGAATACTTTCGCGGAGGCGATCGCCGACTGCTCGTGTTTTCTTCGATCGTTCTGACCCAGCCAGATCCACTAGGTGTAGTTTGGACATTGTCACTATCTGATGATGCTTGATTCTCCTCACAGTTAGCGTGAACATGGTATGGCTTCGATTGGAGTCCTTATTCATAGAAGTTGGAGCTACCGCTCTTGCACTAGCCCCCTGTATCATCCATCGCAGTGCTTCCTCGGCATTATTCACAGGAACTTCCGTTAACCCCGGGATTATCACTCCCGTCGCATCCTCCCTAATTCCGACCATTTTCTCAAACCTGTTCCGATACGATAGCAAATCGTACACATTCTCTTGATACAGCTCAACGAACGAACAGGTCACCACACTTCGGAACTCTCCACAGTCTTCGATCTTATCGAACAGGTCCATCATCGTCCTCGGTATGATCCCCTGACTGTCATCATATTTTCCCTCGAATGATGTTCCCATCGTGTAGGTCTTCCCAGATCCGGTCTGTCCGTACGCCAGGATGGTGACATTGAACCCCTCCAACAGCTTCTCCACAATCGATTTGACACTCCTCTCGTAAACCTCCCGCTGGCAACTGCCCGGATTGAACACGTGGTTGAAAGTGAACTGCTCGCTGCTGCGGACGCATATCCGCGGTTCATCCGGATCGGTCTGCTCGGTGACAGTTTGGCAGCCCATTCGGATCTCCGACGGTAGCAGCGGTCTTATTCGAACTGCGACCTGAACCGTTTCCGGAACCGATGCTATGCTGTGGGTGCTCATTAGTGGTGACCGAAAGGAGTTATTTAGAATTTGAGGGGAAATTTGTTTGTTTGCTCCAGATGTAATGACTTCCAAAATAAATTACTTGTAATACATGTGATAATTTGACACTGTTGAAATCTAGAAGTGTTGATAGTCATTTCAAGTTGAACAGTAGGCTTGCGTGAATATCAAGTGTTGGGTAGGGTGTCCAAAGAATGAGTGTTTGAGAAGTCAAGAAGCTCAACCAGGCTCAACCCAAGATGTGCATATTAGAAGCATTTTCTAAGAATATTTAAATTCAGCATAACATAGCGTAGGTGACTACAAACCTCCAGGGATAGCTGTCCATAGAGACGCTTAACACGTCAAAAAAGGCGCCTGAAAATTTTCATACTTTTCAATGAACGAACTCTTTGATTGACACCTCTGGCCAGGCCCTTATTATGCTTAACGGGGATAGAAAAGAAATGATGATTACCTATTAgctattactccagagatttcaccaggaattcgtcctgggattcctctaggtctaggtatttctccatggatcctccagggataacttcaggtgtttttccaagaattcctccagagattcctccaccgattcttccagtgattcttctaggaatttctccaggtatttctcttggaattcctccagggattcagaaAAAATACTACACCGCTAACAGCACGGCCACGTAGCCCactattccatcagggattcatcaagaagttgctccagggatttctccagggattcttccaggaatttatccacagATTACTATagcaactcctgcagggattcctccagatacttatggaggcattcctttggaagttctttcaagcattccttcaggaattcctccatagattcctctagggtttccttcagaaatttctccagggaattttcctggaatgcctccagggatccttcaaggaattcctccagagatcctccaggaattcctccagggtttccaccagggtttcctccaggaatttctccaaggatgcctccgggactttcgccagggattcctctaggtatttcttcagaaattcctccaggcatttttcgggatttcttccagaaatccttccaggaattccattaggaattcttccagaaatttctctattatttcttcaaggaactcctctaggaatgcttccagaaattcctcgaggattttttaTGAATcgctctaggttttttttttcaggcattcctctaggaatttttccaagaactcctccaggaaatcttctaggaattcctgcaggaaatcttctaggaatttttccaaaaattcctccaggaaatcttctaggaattcctccaggattttttcctggaatttctccaggaattcttccaggaattcctccaagaattcttccaggaaatcctccaggaattccgcaaggcaTTCCTCTTGAAATTAATCCTAAAATCTCTCTTagtagtcttccaggaattcctcaggtattcctttgggaattccaccagcaattccagcgagaattcctccagggattcctgtagtaaattctccagggattcatgtaataattcctccaggaattcttgcaggatttttttcaggaattcctttagagatcctttagacattcctccaggaacacctccaggattagttctccaaggattattaaatagggcggaattaaaaggttcgAAACTGATTAGACTCATTCTTTcttcattgtttcctgagcttcgccagatcagatttCCAGCAAGGGGCCCAGGAGTTTCctatgaaatttctctagaagttctatcagggattccttcacaaatttcttctaagatgTATCCAGTAccttttgaaatgtcttcagatttcttttttctgggaaaaaaaatattgaaagattctcagaaatcgcTCGTGTAGAAATTCCCTACAAAActactggagatattccttaagaagttgtTGGAGATATTTCATAGTAACTAAAaagggaattccagatgaaagtCTAGGAATACCACCAtaaggatttataaaaaaaaacatctggaggatttccatgatCAAAATCTAAGAGtatttccagaatgaattccagaataacctgaaagaattctagcaggaaatcctaaaggaatcctggaagaagctcctggaggaataacgGAAGGATggaatgaagaaatcccggaaaaagttgTTGAAGTACTAATGGTAGAcgttcctagagaagttcttgtAGGTACCCCGAAAGAatatcctgaataaattccagaatgaactgttggacaaatcttagaaggaactcttggaagaatcttgaaTTATTCTCCAGGAgtctggaaatcctgaagaaatcttggaaggaactatgAGAGAAATCCGTAAAGTTTCTTCTAGAGGAGTCCTAAAataagttcctggatgaatgccgaaAGAAGTTACTCGAGGAAGGATTTCCTTGATAAATCCCataaggtattcctgtaggaatcccagaaggaattccttgaacataCACATAAGAAACAtccagaaaaaaactcctggaggaacaccaggaAGAATCCTAGAATGTATTCCTGTAGAAAGCCTAAAAGTAACGATGGGAGAATCGACTGTATTTTGTGCGAATCGGATTTAACGGCTACGCAGGCTTAatacatcaaaacgagttgttatctaacccgacgtttcgacactttggaagacaccatccaaagtgttGAAACGTCGgcttagataacaactcgttttgatgtatTAGGACTGCACAGCCGTTAAATCCGATTCCTAAAAGTAACTTTCGGAAGAAaatcccggaatgaattcctGTGGGAGTCTCCGATGAATATCAGAGTGAACCCCGAAAGGAATGCTTGAGAATATCTcggttgaaattattggaggatggtACAAAAAACTCCTGATAGAATCTTAAAAACCTCtacaggaaaccctgaaggaactcctggaagatcccATGCTATCAAATATCataaaaatttcatgagaatccccGGTGAATTCCTTGTTAGTTTTCCGGTGGAACATCGAATTTCAAGATGACCTTCTACGAAACCCCAAAGATAAACCTTCgaacggaatgccaaaagattcatcattAAATTAAACAGGCTAAAAGAATTAAGGTATAGTAAAACAGATACAGATATGATAACATTGAGAGAGCGAACAGCGTTAATCGAACATTGCATCGATCACGACCACATGTTCAATCTAGGCCAGTGTTAGACAAAAGCAATCACACGAACACACTCGCATTTCTAGAAATGTGCCATATCACTAACACACCACACACAGTAAATCATCGCACAAACATTAGTGGGTTAAACTCAACATACGCAGCCATCTTACAAACCTTTTGCGAAACATTTCAAACCCATCAAACAACTAATGATCCACCATCTTCAAACCAACCGTTACCTCCACCAGATGTGTAGTGCGAAGAATTTTGTTGCTTCATTAAGTGAAATTAACAAAACTCGCCACGTTTCACTTTATATCCTACATC contains:
- the LOC109623360 gene encoding chromosome-associated kinesin KIF4 codes for the protein MSTHSIASVPETVQVAVRIRPLLPSEIRMGCQTVTEQTDPDEPRICVRSSEQFTFNHVFNPGSCQREVYERSVKSIVEKLLEGFNVTILAYGQTGSGKTYTMGTSFEGKYDDSQGIIPRTMMDLFDKIEDCGEFRSVVTCSFVELYQENVYDLLSYRNRFEKMVGIREDATGVIIPGLTEVPVNNAEEALRWMIQGASARAVAPTSMNKDSNRSHTMFTLTVRRIKHHQIVTMSKLHLVDLAGSERSKKTRAVGDRLRESIQINKGLLALGNVIAALGSNQNTKGYISYRDSKLTRLLQNSLGGNSITLMIACVSPADYNVDETLSTLRYADRALRIRNKPTINGGEISIREEIERLKQENQDLRKALDQAQSTPTVVSKHDRSFKKLQEQIRTTNSKLQSAVKKSNQLEFRASLAEGTLDRIGNLLTLTDSDKFKQRTDEILGRFRKESLSWNVSDQKSNKV